One genomic window of Candidatus Pseudobacter hemicellulosilyticus includes the following:
- a CDS encoding lactate utilization protein B, whose product MDQHPKAHAAAAAGFLADQQRADWHDETLWFVRSKRDKAAQQLPEWEALRTQASAIKEHTLSRLEQYLTGFEEKALANGVQVHWAADAAEHNRIVHSILAKHHVRKLVKSKSMLTEECHLNPYLQQQGIEVVDTDLGERIVQLNQEPPSHIVLPAIHLKKEQVGEIFHQHLGTAAGASDPQYLTAAAREHLRQKFLAADAAITGVNFAIAENGAFVVCTNEGNADLGAHLAKLHIACMGIEKLIPRMEHLGVFLRLLARSATGQPITTYSSHFREPGPGQELHIVIVDNGRSTQLGREDFRNSLKCIRCGACLNTCPVYRRSGGHSYHNAIAGPIGSILAPNLDMRKNADLPFASTLCGSCSDVCPVKIDIHTQLYKWRQVLSKEGYGPAAKKLGMKMMAAVLAKPDRFALSGAVARKFLGWFPKLAVNGKLNPWGRQRELPKVPEQSFREWYRTHYNPKKTNS is encoded by the coding sequence ATGGATCAGCACCCAAAAGCACATGCAGCCGCAGCTGCCGGATTCCTGGCGGATCAGCAACGGGCCGACTGGCACGATGAGACGCTCTGGTTTGTACGCAGCAAGCGCGACAAAGCCGCACAGCAGCTGCCGGAATGGGAAGCCCTGCGCACACAGGCCTCAGCCATCAAGGAACATACCCTTTCCCGGCTGGAGCAATACCTGACCGGCTTTGAAGAAAAAGCCCTGGCCAATGGCGTCCAGGTCCACTGGGCTGCCGATGCCGCCGAGCATAACCGCATTGTACACAGTATCCTGGCCAAACACCATGTCCGCAAGCTGGTCAAGAGCAAATCCATGCTCACCGAAGAATGCCACCTCAATCCTTACCTGCAACAGCAGGGCATCGAAGTGGTGGATACCGACCTGGGCGAACGCATTGTGCAGCTCAACCAGGAGCCGCCCAGCCATATTGTGCTGCCGGCCATCCACCTGAAAAAAGAACAGGTGGGCGAGATCTTCCACCAGCACCTGGGCACAGCCGCCGGCGCCTCGGACCCGCAATACCTGACAGCTGCCGCACGTGAGCACCTGCGCCAGAAATTCCTGGCCGCCGATGCCGCTATCACGGGCGTCAACTTTGCCATTGCCGAGAACGGCGCCTTTGTGGTCTGCACCAATGAAGGCAATGCCGACCTGGGCGCACACCTGGCCAAACTGCATATTGCCTGTATGGGCATTGAAAAACTGATCCCGCGCATGGAACACCTGGGTGTATTCCTGCGACTGCTGGCGCGGAGCGCCACGGGGCAGCCCATCACTACCTATTCCAGTCATTTCCGGGAACCGGGTCCCGGGCAGGAACTGCATATTGTGATCGTGGACAATGGACGCAGCACGCAGCTGGGCCGCGAAGATTTCCGTAATTCCCTGAAATGTATCCGCTGTGGCGCCTGCCTCAATACCTGTCCCGTGTACCGGCGCAGTGGCGGCCATAGTTACCATAACGCTATTGCCGGGCCCATAGGTTCTATCCTGGCCCCCAACCTGGACATGCGCAAAAATGCCGACCTGCCATTTGCTTCCACGCTCTGCGGCTCCTGCTCGGATGTATGTCCGGTGAAAATTGATATCCATACCCAATTGTATAAATGGCGCCAGGTATTGTCGAAAGAAGGTTATGGCCCTGCCGCGAAAAAGCTGGGTATGAAAATGATGGCCGCCGTATTGGCCAAACCCGATCGCTTTGCCCTTTCCGGCGCTGTGGCCCGTAAATTCCTGGGCTGGTTTCCGAAGCTGGCCGTCAACGGCAAGCTGAATCCCTGGGGCCGGCAGCGGGAACTGCCCAAAGTTCCGGAGCAATCTTTCAGGGAATGGTATCGTACCCACTACAACCCTAAAAAAACAAACTCATGA
- a CDS encoding SDR family oxidoreductase, producing MDLQLTNKVVIVTGGAKGIGEGIVKVLAREGALPVIVGRNEADNNRVIAAVKAAGGQAGQVVAELTDPAAAAQAVQAVESAYGRIDGLVNNAGVNDGVGLEKGSYEAFIGSLHKNLVHYYLMAHFALPALKKTKGAIVNISSKTAETGQGGTSAYAAANGGRNALTREWAVELLPYGIRVNAIVVAECWTPLYEHWINSLPDPIQQFNNIVAKIPLEQRMTTAEEIADTTAFLLSERSSHTTGQLIHVDGGYVHLDRAL from the coding sequence ATGGATCTCCAGTTAACCAATAAAGTCGTCATTGTGACCGGCGGGGCCAAAGGCATCGGGGAAGGCATTGTAAAAGTGCTGGCCCGGGAAGGCGCCCTGCCGGTGATAGTAGGGCGGAATGAAGCCGACAATAACCGCGTGATAGCAGCGGTAAAGGCGGCGGGCGGCCAGGCCGGGCAGGTAGTGGCCGAGCTTACCGATCCCGCGGCGGCGGCGCAGGCTGTTCAGGCCGTGGAATCCGCCTACGGACGCATTGACGGCCTGGTGAACAATGCTGGCGTCAATGATGGCGTAGGACTGGAGAAGGGCAGCTATGAAGCTTTTATAGGCTCCCTGCACAAGAACCTGGTACATTACTACCTGATGGCGCATTTTGCCCTGCCGGCCCTGAAAAAAACAAAGGGGGCCATTGTGAACATCAGTTCCAAAACAGCAGAAACGGGACAGGGCGGCACTTCCGCCTATGCGGCAGCCAACGGGGGCCGCAATGCCCTCACCCGGGAATGGGCGGTGGAGCTGCTGCCCTATGGGATCCGCGTCAACGCCATTGTGGTGGCGGAATGCTGGACCCCGCTGTATGAGCACTGGATCAACAGCCTGCCCGACCCCATTCAGCAATTCAACAATATTGTGGCAAAGATCCCCCTGGAGCAACGGATGACCACGGCAGAAGAGATTGCGGACACCACCGCCTTCCTGTTGTCAGAAAGATCCAGTCATACCACCGGTCAGCTGATCCATGTTGACGGAGGTTATGTACATTTGGACAGAGCTTTGTAA
- a CDS encoding (Fe-S)-binding protein, translated as MRVALFVPCYVDQFYPRVAIATLRLLENLGLDVSFPEKQTCCGQPMANGGYEHYTQGCNTNFIAAFSGYDHIVCPSGSCALHVKDHLHDPKQEATASAIRERVYELCEFLTDVVKVQSLPASFPAKVALHQGCHGHRGLRLAASSEQVLPFYSKPLQLLQMVEGLELVPLSRPDECCGFGGTFCVTEEAVSSAMGLSRVKDYVDHQATVLTGTDMSCLMHQEGLIRRKQLDITVMHIAELLAAPLPETV; from the coding sequence ATGCGTGTAGCTTTATTTGTACCCTGTTATGTAGACCAGTTCTATCCCCGCGTGGCCATTGCCACCCTGCGACTGCTGGAAAACCTGGGACTGGATGTCAGCTTCCCGGAAAAGCAGACCTGCTGCGGCCAGCCCATGGCCAATGGCGGCTACGAACACTATACACAGGGCTGCAATACCAATTTCATTGCGGCCTTCAGTGGCTACGATCATATTGTCTGCCCCTCCGGCAGCTGCGCCCTGCATGTAAAGGATCACCTGCATGATCCCAAACAGGAGGCCACAGCCAGCGCTATCCGGGAGCGGGTGTATGAGCTTTGTGAATTCCTGACCGATGTAGTGAAGGTCCAATCGCTGCCCGCCAGCTTCCCCGCAAAAGTAGCCCTGCACCAGGGCTGCCATGGACACCGCGGGTTGCGACTGGCAGCTTCTTCCGAGCAGGTATTGCCTTTCTATTCCAAGCCCCTGCAACTGCTGCAGATGGTGGAAGGACTGGAACTGGTGCCACTCAGCAGACCCGATGAATGCTGTGGGTTCGGCGGCACTTTCTGCGTCACGGAAGAAGCCGTATCCTCCGCCATGGGCCTGTCGCGGGTGAAAGATTACGTTGACCACCAGGCCACCGTACTCACCGGCACGGATATGAGCTGCCTGATGCACCAGGAAGGCCTGATCAGGAGAAAGCAGTTAGACATAACCGTTATGCATATAGCGGAGCTGCTGGCCGCCCCCTTACCCGAAACTGTATAA
- a CDS encoding DUF1338 domain-containing protein, whose translation MKFAANTTLDQFLNSLFQRYMDNVPDVQKITNAMINNGIVQSQQDIINDHIAFRTLGVPHLGIASLEKIFLHHGYSKKDYYYFEGKKLDAWWYAPPAPEYPRIFVSELRVKDLSPEVQAIIHRYTDPVQADPVDALDLNDGAAIGEFLHRQLWQTPTQKDYADLLGESEYAAWVIYNRYYLNHYTISVHNLKEGYNTLDHFNGFLESIGIQLNSSGGKIKVSADGLLLQSSTVAPMNEVTFADGVTMAIAGSYVEFAERKLLSQDAGVAGGQERRDGFEANNADKIFESTYTDQTNRS comes from the coding sequence ATGAAATTTGCTGCCAATACCACCCTGGACCAGTTCCTGAATAGCCTGTTCCAACGATATATGGACAATGTGCCTGATGTGCAAAAGATCACGAATGCCATGATCAATAACGGCATTGTGCAATCCCAGCAGGATATCATCAATGACCATATCGCTTTCCGGACCCTGGGCGTACCCCACCTGGGTATCGCTTCCCTGGAGAAGATCTTCCTGCACCATGGCTACAGCAAAAAAGATTACTACTATTTTGAAGGAAAGAAACTGGATGCCTGGTGGTATGCGCCGCCAGCACCGGAGTATCCCCGGATATTTGTGAGTGAACTGCGTGTTAAGGACCTGTCGCCGGAAGTACAGGCCATCATTCACCGCTATACAGACCCGGTACAGGCAGATCCTGTGGATGCACTCGACCTGAATGATGGCGCCGCTATTGGCGAGTTCCTGCACAGGCAGCTCTGGCAAACGCCTACTCAGAAGGATTATGCCGATCTGCTGGGGGAGAGTGAATACGCCGCCTGGGTGATCTACAACCGGTATTATCTCAACCACTATACTATCAGCGTTCATAACCTCAAAGAAGGGTACAACACCCTGGATCACTTCAATGGATTCCTGGAATCAATCGGGATCCAGCTCAATAGCTCAGGTGGTAAGATCAAAGTGAGTGCCGACGGTCTGCTGCTGCAAAGCAGTACAGTGGCGCCTATGAATGAGGTGACCTTTGCGGATGGCGTTACCATGGCCATTGCCGGCAGTTATGTGGAATTTGCAGAACGCAAGCTGCTATCGCAGGATGCTGGTGTTGCTGGCGGTCAGGAGCGCCGCGATGGCTTTGAAGCCAATAATGCCGATAAGATCTTCGAAAGCACCTATACGGACCAGACCAACCGGTCCTGA
- a CDS encoding Gfo/Idh/MocA family oxidoreductase: MPIKTALCSFGMSGRVFHAPFLSVLPGYELYAVWERSKQAAADHYPGIRSFSSYEALLADPAIELVVVNTPNYTHYEYTRQALEAGKHVLVEKPFTSTLAEALELQSLAQQKGLILSVYQNRRFDSDLKTVQRIAQSGNLGAIREAELHYDRYNDVLSPKQHKETPGPGTGNLYDLGPHIIDAALLLFGMPTAVFADLQTQRPNSRIIDYLEVLLYYPGLRVRLKSGYIVREPIPSFALHGTRGSFLKSRSDVQEAQLQAGMLPNNPHYGIEEEQHRGLLHTEINGTVVRELVPTERGQYGEFYEKLFKAITDQQPAPTTAQDGVNVMRIIDAALRSQEEKRIIDL; this comes from the coding sequence ATGCCTATCAAAACAGCCCTTTGTTCATTCGGTATGTCGGGCCGCGTTTTTCATGCGCCTTTTTTGTCCGTATTACCCGGTTACGAGTTATATGCAGTCTGGGAAAGAAGCAAGCAGGCCGCGGCCGACCACTATCCCGGCATCAGAAGTTTCAGTAGCTATGAGGCCCTGCTGGCCGATCCGGCCATAGAGCTGGTAGTGGTCAACACGCCCAATTATACGCATTATGAGTATACCCGGCAGGCACTGGAAGCCGGTAAGCATGTACTGGTGGAGAAGCCTTTCACCAGCACGCTGGCCGAAGCACTGGAACTGCAATCCCTGGCACAGCAGAAAGGACTGATCCTTTCCGTGTACCAGAACCGGCGGTTCGACAGTGATCTCAAAACCGTACAGCGCATAGCACAGTCAGGCAACCTGGGCGCTATCCGGGAAGCAGAACTGCATTACGACCGGTACAATGACGTCCTCAGTCCCAAACAACACAAAGAGACCCCTGGGCCGGGCACCGGCAACCTCTATGATCTGGGACCGCATATTATTGACGCCGCCCTCCTGCTCTTTGGCATGCCCACCGCGGTCTTTGCCGACCTCCAGACCCAGCGGCCCAATTCCCGCATCATTGACTACCTGGAAGTATTGCTCTACTACCCCGGGCTGCGTGTGCGGCTCAAGAGCGGTTATATTGTGCGCGAACCTATCCCGTCCTTTGCACTGCACGGCACCAGAGGTTCCTTCCTGAAATCCAGGTCGGACGTACAGGAAGCCCAGCTGCAGGCCGGTATGCTGCCCAATAACCCGCATTATGGCATCGAGGAAGAACAGCACCGCGGCCTGCTCCACACCGAGATCAATGGCACCGTAGTGCGTGAACTGGTGCCTACGGAAAGAGGCCAGTATGGGGAGTTCTATGAGAAACTGTTCAAGGCCATCACCGATCAGCAGCCCGCCCCCACTACCGCACAGGACGGGGTGAATGTGATGCGGATCATTGACGCCGCCCTCAGAAGCCAGGAGGAAAAAAGAATTATCGACCTATAA
- a CDS encoding fumarylacetoacetate hydrolase family protein: protein MKLIRFGEPGMEKPGIQLNNKQYDVSALTPDYDEQFFASGGIEQLKALLDKQPTLPEVPAGARLGSPVAKPSKIICIGLNYADHAAETNATAPKEPVVFFKATTALVGPNDDLVIPRNSVKTDWEVELAVVIGKKASYVDESAALDYVAGYCLHNDYSEREYQLERGGQWVKGKSCDTFAPLGPWLATPDELGDINKLRLWLTVNGKTMQDGNTSNLIFKIPHLVSYLSQFMTLLPGDVISTGTPAGVGLGMKPEPVYIKPGDIMELGIDGLGSSRQVAKAYS from the coding sequence ATGAAGCTCATCCGATTCGGTGAACCAGGCATGGAAAAGCCAGGCATCCAGCTGAACAACAAACAATATGATGTATCCGCCCTCACCCCGGACTACGACGAACAGTTCTTTGCCAGCGGCGGCATTGAACAGCTGAAAGCCTTGCTGGACAAGCAACCCACGCTGCCCGAAGTACCTGCCGGCGCCCGGCTGGGCAGCCCGGTGGCAAAGCCTTCCAAGATCATTTGCATTGGGCTCAATTATGCAGACCATGCCGCCGAAACCAATGCCACAGCACCCAAAGAACCCGTAGTGTTCTTCAAAGCCACCACAGCCCTGGTTGGCCCCAATGACGACCTGGTGATCCCCCGCAACAGCGTCAAGACCGACTGGGAAGTGGAACTGGCCGTAGTGATCGGCAAAAAAGCCAGTTATGTGGACGAATCTGCTGCGCTGGATTATGTAGCCGGTTACTGCCTGCACAATGATTACAGCGAACGCGAATACCAGCTGGAAAGAGGCGGTCAGTGGGTGAAAGGCAAGAGCTGCGATACCTTTGCCCCCTTAGGTCCCTGGCTGGCCACGCCTGATGAGCTGGGTGATATCAATAAACTGCGCTTATGGTTAACCGTGAACGGAAAGACCATGCAGGATGGCAATACCAGTAACCTGATCTTCAAGATCCCGCACCTGGTTTCCTACCTGAGCCAGTTCATGACCCTGCTGCCGGGTGATGTGATCTCCACCGGCACCCCTGCCGGCGTGGGCCTGGGCATGAAGCCTGAACCGGTCTATATCAAACCCGGTGATATCATGGAGCTGGGCATAGATGGCCTGGGCAGCAGCCGGCAGGTGGCCAAAGCATATTCCTAA
- a CDS encoding GLPGLI family protein: MKKIILCWCLVILAVAGAAAQDFIVRGRIEYEVKVNMKRKLEEMRAEMGKDANIVFGGTIADYSTTYRSLLFSGNQSYYGADRQRDGQIATDGPAVYMDLDKAETVCRRYLFMESMVIQDTLANIRWKIGNEIRTIAGFQCRKAVGKIQDSIYVVAFYCPEIIPQSGPELFTGLPGMILGLAIPRMYTTWFATKIQVAGIDETQLKKPTAKKGKTLSRQELEEYMEKNYKKGGFFGEGGARRLQEQAFGFVLQ, translated from the coding sequence ATGAAAAAGATAATTCTCTGTTGGTGCCTGGTGATCCTTGCTGTGGCCGGAGCGGCCGCCCAGGACTTTATTGTCCGGGGCAGGATAGAATATGAGGTGAAGGTCAACATGAAAAGAAAGCTGGAAGAAATGCGTGCAGAAATGGGAAAAGACGCAAACATTGTTTTTGGTGGCACTATAGCGGATTATTCCACCACCTACCGCAGCCTGCTGTTCTCCGGCAACCAGAGTTATTATGGGGCGGACCGCCAGCGGGATGGTCAGATCGCTACAGATGGGCCGGCCGTGTATATGGACCTGGATAAGGCGGAAACTGTTTGCCGGCGCTATTTATTCATGGAATCAATGGTGATACAGGATACCCTGGCCAATATCCGCTGGAAGATAGGGAATGAGATCCGCACCATCGCCGGCTTTCAATGCCGGAAGGCTGTGGGGAAGATACAGGACAGTATTTACGTAGTTGCTTTTTATTGTCCGGAGATCATCCCGCAGAGTGGCCCGGAACTGTTCACCGGCCTACCCGGTATGATCCTGGGGCTGGCCATTCCCCGAATGTACACCACCTGGTTTGCTACTAAGATACAGGTGGCTGGAATTGACGAAACACAACTCAAAAAGCCCACTGCAAAAAAAGGGAAAACGCTCAGCAGGCAGGAACTGGAAGAATATATGGAGAAGAACTACAAAAAGGGCGGCTTTTTTGGGGAGGGCGGCGCCAGGCGTTTGCAGGAACAGGCTTTTGGCTTTGTGCTGCAATAA
- a CDS encoding DUF4350 domain-containing protein, which translates to MTPFKKLFLLTILAGACQLTVRSQTTTKGKTVLLDYYYNNETKKGKDGKSFRYHYTWEDTTWSGYSGWGNMFRQLGASTQSLETAPTTANLQNASVYIIVDPDTEKETPKPNFIQPQDIKAITSWVKKGGVLVLLANDSGNCEFTHLNMLAKKFGVRFKEDRYNLVFNDQFEQGALKVPADHAILKTAKKVFIKELSTLELKKPAMAVFQDKGNIIMSVTPFGKGTVLCIGDPWIYNEYIGGKKLPDDFENPKAAADLARWLLEKAR; encoded by the coding sequence ATGACCCCATTCAAGAAACTGTTTCTGCTGACCATCCTGGCAGGCGCCTGTCAGCTTACTGTCCGTTCCCAAACTACCACAAAAGGCAAGACCGTATTGCTGGATTACTATTACAACAACGAAACCAAAAAGGGCAAGGACGGCAAGTCCTTCCGCTATCATTATACCTGGGAGGATACAACCTGGAGCGGCTATAGCGGCTGGGGCAATATGTTCCGCCAGCTCGGCGCCAGCACCCAATCGCTGGAAACAGCACCTACCACGGCCAATCTGCAAAACGCATCGGTATATATTATCGTTGACCCGGATACAGAGAAAGAAACCCCCAAACCAAATTTTATCCAGCCACAGGATATCAAGGCCATTACCAGCTGGGTGAAGAAAGGCGGTGTGCTGGTATTACTGGCCAACGACTCCGGCAACTGTGAGTTCACACACCTGAATATGCTGGCGAAGAAATTTGGCGTACGTTTTAAGGAGGACCGCTACAACCTGGTGTTCAACGATCAGTTTGAGCAGGGAGCATTGAAAGTGCCGGCAGATCATGCCATCCTCAAAACAGCTAAAAAAGTATTCATCAAGGAACTGAGTACCCTGGAGCTGAAAAAGCCTGCCATGGCGGTGTTCCAGGACAAAGGCAATATAATTATGTCCGTTACCCCCTTTGGCAAGGGAACAGTATTATGCATTGGCGATCCCTGGATCTACAATGAATATATCGGTGGTAAAAAGCTGCCGGACGATTTTGAGAATCCCAAAGCCGCGGCCGACCTGGCCAGGTGGCTGCTGGAAAAAGCCAGGTAA
- a CDS encoding LUD domain-containing protein → MSREKILAAVKANQPAPTELPAEIGFPAPQQDLVVNFISAVQKAGGDVIEVADINYIPGLLADLLPQRTRILNTVNDTPNRYRQYLSQPALLELVVMKGQFGVAENGAIWLTEAEYGQRVLPFIAQHLALVISRQHLVANMHQAYQVIGQDLAGFGVFIAGPSKTADIEQSLVIGAHGARSLLVFLTDN, encoded by the coding sequence ATGAGCCGGGAGAAAATACTGGCCGCCGTTAAGGCCAATCAACCTGCCCCTACAGAACTGCCCGCGGAGATCGGCTTTCCGGCGCCGCAGCAGGACCTGGTAGTCAATTTCATTTCGGCCGTGCAGAAAGCAGGAGGCGACGTGATAGAAGTGGCAGATATCAATTATATCCCGGGCCTGCTGGCCGATCTGTTGCCGCAACGCACCCGCATTCTCAATACCGTCAATGATACACCCAACAGGTACCGGCAGTACCTTTCCCAACCCGCTCTGCTGGAACTGGTGGTCATGAAAGGCCAGTTTGGCGTGGCGGAAAATGGCGCCATCTGGCTCACAGAAGCCGAGTATGGTCAGCGCGTGCTGCCCTTTATTGCCCAGCACCTGGCGCTGGTGATCAGCCGGCAGCACCTGGTGGCCAATATGCACCAGGCCTACCAGGTCATAGGCCAGGATCTGGCCGGCTTCGGCGTTTTTATTGCCGGTCCATCCAAAACAGCAGATATTGAGCAATCATTGGTGATAGGCGCCCATGGCGCCAGGAGCCTGCTGGTGTTCCTGACAGATAACTGA
- a CDS encoding outer membrane beta-barrel protein translates to MHPRLLIFFFPCLFATRAMAQQNSLKGSVADTAEKKKLQHAIIALIDLADSTLYRSVRADVQGRFTMTKIPSGRYTVMISYPKMADFLQDITITDSSVIDLATVSMVSDAVLLEEVVVRANLAMRMRGDTLEYRADSFAVRKGANVEELLRRLPGIEVDSKGKIKAQGKNVNRILVDGDEFFSDDPVFATRFLRAEVVDKIQVFDKRSEEAEITGVDDGQRSRTINVSLKDDKKNGYFGRLTAGGDASDYYQYEGMVSLFTPRKKASVFASSSRVGAGTQSLGDLTRYVEEDTQVIEDGTSGMQVSRVGGFGSERAGGSGIPSVVVAGAHYSNKWQQNKQKLLANYRLNQTDIEGWNTSRQTTTLPDGTGFTNWSSRNSDAWSLGQQANATFQTPVDSIHTLKVVIKGNIGSNKSYSQAVDSSRNLLGYMVNNSNQYENSEGDNRNFGSSLSYYHRLGKKRGSLTFVFQQEYGLKDNDRYAFAANKYYDPATGAFLNADTLDQLQRSHDLAQTYAGKISWAKRIGRTGGVNINYGYKSISSGSDYNVWEEGAQKYNQRIDSLSNNYQFNSGTHILGGSLSRTINSWLTTSANVKLFLTDFKQLDRDRHELRKRNFVNFAPELRLGIGKAASRVDLTYAGSTQQPTLEQLQPLRRSSNPLLVQLGNPDLKPSFSHTGGVSFTSFNMSNGRFMMVSAGTSYISNAITAETSVDAQNRQTTRYINLNSVPGFNLMSTYGKRLQEKHLSVNLGANLSTNGNYLIQNGEKVRNNNINYGANGGFTKDWEDVCSVELNSRFNFTEGRSSVKNYSTRRNFTHSHSIRGYAHLPFKLELNTDCDMSFQPKNEVFKESLNVFRWNAYVQRTFLRNDELFLRFAVDDILNNNTGYTRTVSGNMIAESNSLVLKRYCMLSLTWNFARSL, encoded by the coding sequence ATGCATCCACGCCTCCTTATCTTCTTTTTTCCGTGCCTTTTTGCCACGCGGGCTATGGCACAGCAGAACTCGCTGAAAGGATCTGTGGCCGATACCGCCGAGAAGAAAAAACTGCAACACGCCATTATTGCCCTGATTGACCTGGCCGACAGCACCCTCTACCGCTCGGTACGGGCTGATGTACAAGGGCGGTTCACCATGACCAAAATTCCATCTGGTCGTTATACGGTGATGATCTCCTATCCCAAAATGGCGGATTTCCTCCAGGATATTACTATAACGGACAGCTCTGTCATTGACCTGGCTACGGTCAGTATGGTCAGTGATGCGGTGTTGCTGGAAGAAGTGGTGGTGCGCGCCAACCTGGCCATGCGCATGCGGGGGGATACCCTGGAATACCGGGCCGATAGCTTTGCTGTGCGCAAGGGCGCCAATGTGGAAGAATTGCTCAGGAGATTGCCCGGCATTGAAGTGGACAGTAAAGGAAAGATCAAAGCCCAGGGAAAAAATGTGAACAGGATACTGGTGGATGGGGACGAATTCTTTTCTGACGATCCCGTTTTTGCCACCCGCTTCCTGCGGGCCGAAGTGGTAGACAAGATCCAGGTTTTTGATAAAAGATCGGAGGAAGCCGAGATCACAGGGGTGGATGATGGACAACGCAGTCGCACCATCAACGTATCCCTCAAGGATGATAAAAAGAACGGTTATTTCGGGCGACTGACAGCGGGCGGTGATGCCAGCGATTATTACCAGTACGAAGGCATGGTCTCGCTGTTCACCCCCCGCAAAAAAGCTTCCGTCTTCGCCTCCTCTTCCCGTGTAGGGGCAGGAACCCAATCCCTGGGCGACCTGACCCGCTACGTGGAAGAAGATACGCAGGTTATTGAGGACGGTACTTCCGGTATGCAGGTCAGTCGCGTTGGCGGATTTGGCAGTGAGCGTGCCGGCGGCAGCGGCATTCCATCCGTGGTTGTGGCCGGAGCGCATTATTCCAACAAGTGGCAACAGAACAAACAAAAGCTGCTGGCCAATTACCGGCTGAACCAGACTGATATTGAAGGCTGGAATACCAGCAGACAGACTACCACCTTACCGGATGGTACAGGCTTTACCAACTGGAGCAGCCGCAACAGCGATGCGTGGAGCCTGGGGCAGCAGGCCAATGCCACCTTCCAGACACCTGTTGATTCTATCCATACCCTTAAAGTAGTGATCAAAGGCAATATTGGTAGTAACAAGTCGTACAGCCAGGCAGTGGACAGCAGCAGGAACCTCCTGGGCTATATGGTCAATAACAGTAACCAGTACGAAAATAGTGAAGGGGATAACCGGAATTTTGGTTCCAGCCTGAGCTATTACCATCGACTGGGTAAAAAAAGAGGTAGCCTCACTTTCGTGTTCCAGCAGGAATACGGCCTGAAGGACAATGACAGATATGCGTTTGCCGCCAACAAGTATTATGATCCGGCCACGGGTGCTTTCCTCAATGCAGATACGCTGGATCAGCTGCAACGCAGTCATGATCTTGCCCAGACCTATGCAGGCAAGATCAGCTGGGCCAAAAGAATAGGCAGAACAGGCGGGGTCAACATCAATTATGGCTACAAGTCTATATCCTCGGGCAGCGATTACAATGTATGGGAGGAAGGAGCACAGAAGTACAACCAGCGGATAGACAGTCTCAGCAATAATTACCAGTTCAACTCGGGTACGCATATCCTGGGCGGCAGTTTATCCCGCACTATCAACAGCTGGCTGACTACTTCAGCCAATGTTAAGCTTTTCCTGACCGATTTTAAACAGCTGGACCGGGACCGCCATGAACTGCGCAAAAGAAACTTTGTCAATTTTGCGCCGGAGCTGCGGCTTGGGATCGGGAAAGCAGCCAGCAGGGTGGATCTTACTTATGCCGGCAGTACCCAACAACCAACCCTTGAACAGCTGCAGCCGCTGAGACGTAGTTCCAACCCGCTGCTGGTGCAATTGGGGAATCCTGATCTGAAGCCCTCTTTTTCGCATACTGGTGGAGTAAGTTTTACCTCTTTCAATATGAGTAACGGCCGGTTCATGATGGTGTCCGCCGGTACCAGCTATATCAGCAATGCCATTACCGCGGAAACTTCGGTAGACGCACAGAACAGGCAAACAACCCGGTATATTAACCTGAACAGCGTGCCTGGCTTCAACCTGATGAGCACCTACGGCAAGCGTTTGCAGGAAAAACACCTCAGTGTAAACCTGGGCGCCAATTTGAGTACTAACGGTAATTACCTTATCCAGAATGGTGAGAAGGTCCGTAACAACAATATTAATTATGGCGCCAACGGTGGTTTTACAAAGGACTGGGAAGATGTGTGCAGCGTGGAGCTGAACAGCCGCTTCAATTTTACAGAAGGGCGGTCTTCCGTAAAGAATTACAGCACCCGCCGGAATTTTACGCATTCGCATTCCATTAGAGGATATGCTCATTTACCTTTCAAGCTGGAACTGAATACGGATTGCGACATGAGCTTTCAGCCCAAAAATGAGGTCTTTAAGGAAAGCCTGAATGTTTTCCGCTGGAATGCCTATGTGCAGCGGACCTTCCTGCGGAACGACGAACTGTTCCTGCGTTTCGCCGTAGATGATATCCTGAATAATAATACCGGCTATACGCGGACGGTAAGCGGCAATATGATCGCGGAGTCCAACTCGCTGGTGTTGAAACGTTATTGTATGTTATCGCTCACCTGGAATTTTGCCAGGAGCCTGTAA